A genomic segment from Juglans regia cultivar Chandler chromosome 14, Walnut 2.0, whole genome shotgun sequence encodes:
- the LOC108996850 gene encoding protein LIGHT-DEPENDENT SHORT HYPOCOTYLS 5-like — MDSASGTGASVPNSGEGPSATGSATAAEHSSPAPPSRYESQKRRDWNTFLQYLKNHKPPLALARCSGAHVIEFLKYLDQFGKTKVHISGCPYFGHPNPPAPCACPLKQAWGSLDALIGRLRAAYEESGGRPEANPFGAKAVRIYLREVREGQAKARGIPYEKKKRKRPTVTSATVVASAAENVSVAASQGGDAGEGSGSGGVAQAATTAATAATTI, encoded by the coding sequence ATGGATTCTGCGTCTGGTACCGGTGCATCTGTCCCGAACAGCGGAGAGGGTCCATCGGCGACGGGTTCAGCAACGGCTGCTGAGCACTCATCACCGGCGCCACCGAGCAGGTACGAGTCACAGAAGCGGCGAGACTGGAACACCTTCTTACAGTACCTGAAGAACCACAAGCCTCCCTTAGCTCTAGCCCGGTGCAGTGGGGCGCACGTGATCGAGTTCTTGAAGTACTTGGACCAGTTTGGAAAGACCAAGGTCCATATCTCAGGGTGTCCTTACTTCGGGCACCCGAACCCTCCGGCTCCGTGTGCTTGCCCGCTAAAGCAGGCTTGGGGGAGCCTGGACGCGCTGATCGGACGGCTGAGAGCAGCTTACGAAGAGAGCGGTGGACGACCGGAGGCGAACCCGTTCGGAGCGAAGGCGGTGAGAATTTACTTAAGGGAGGTGAGGGAAGGACAGGCCAAAGCCAGAGGGATCCCTTATGAGAAGAAGAAGCGGAAACGGCCGACAGTCACGTCCGCGACGGTGGTGGCTTCAGCGGCGGAGAATGTGTCGGTGGCGGCGAGTCAAGGAGGGGATGCTGGTGAGGGAAGTGGTAGCGGCGGCGTTGCTCAAGCGGCTACTACAGCAGCTACCGCCGCCACCACCATATAG
- the LOC108996997 gene encoding gamma-interferon-responsive lysosomal thiol protein-like → MAYRPLATTSLLIFFFCFASFSTTSNSSTASIILPSDSQKVSLGLYYESLCPYSANFIINYLVKLFETDLISVVNLNLVPWGNAKIRGNDTFDCQHGPYECLLNTVEACAIHIWPELSEHFPFINCVETLVYERKYPEWESCFDKLGLDPKPITDCYSSGYGKELELQYAAETNALEPPHKYVPWVVVDGEPLYEDYENFISYICKAYKGIALPNACSKLNIIQGEKTNPTHPVCFGTIILALAARIKSVITSWMHQMNMVVSI, encoded by the exons ATGGCTTATCGTCCTTTAGCCACCACCTCtctcctcatcttcttcttctgcttcgcCTCTTTCTCAACCACCTCTAATTCTTCCACGGCTTCCATAATTCTACCCTCTGATTCTCAGAAAGTTTCATTGGGTCTGTACTACGAATCACTTTGCCCCTATAGTGCCAACTTCATCATCAATTACCTGGTCAAGCTCTTCGAAACCGACCTCATCTCCGTCGTCAATCTCAACCTCGTCCCTTGGGGTAATGCCAAAATTAGAGGCAACGACACCTTCGATTGCCAG CATGGCCCTTATGAATGCTTACTCAACACTGTGGAAGCCTGTGCAATCCATATCTGGCCTGAATTG AGTGAGCATTTTCCCTTTATCAATTGTGTGGAGACTTTAGTCTATGAACGCAAGTACCCCGAGTGGGAATCATGCTTCGACAAATTGGGTTTGGATCCAAAACCAATTACAGATTGCTATAGCAGCGGATATGGAAAAGAG CTTGAATTACAATATGCAGCCGAAACAAACGCCCTTGAGCCTCCTCATAAGTATGTGCCTTGGGTAGTTGTGGATGGAGAACCACTCTATGAG GATTACGAAAACTTTATAAGCTATATCTGCAAGGCTTATAAAGGCATTGCTTTGCCCAATGCTTGTAGCAAATTGAATATCATACAAGGAGAGAAAACAAATCCTACCCATCCGGTTTGCTTCGGGACAATAATATTGGCATTAGCAGCAAGAATAAAATCAGTCATAACATCATGGATGCACCAGATGAACATGGTAGTCTCGATATAG